The Cydia splendana chromosome 8, ilCydSple1.2, whole genome shotgun sequence genome contains a region encoding:
- the LOC134792803 gene encoding peflin isoform X2 — translation MAYNPNYGQQGYPNQPPGQQGYPNQPPGQLEVGHGPYPSMGPGGGISPQVQQWFRAVDKDQSGFITADELKAALVNAQGQTFSHTACSLMIGMFDKDRSGHINVEEFDKLYTYINQWLAVFKTYDTDQSGHIDEQELSKALNQMGFRFTPDFINFLIKRSDPKEGKVSVDDFIVLCVQIQRFTEAFRVRDTQQNGTVTIGFEDFLTVALSCSI, via the exons CCCAACTACGGCCAGCAGG GTTACCCCAACCAACCGCCCGGCCAGCAAGGTTATCCCAACCAGCCACCCGGGCAATTAGAAGTGGGTCACGGGCCATACCCGTCCATGGGCCCCGGCGGCGGGATCTCGCCTCAAGTTCAGCAATGGTTCCGAGCGGTAGACAAGGACCAATCTGGGTTCATTACTGCCGACGAGCTTAAGGCCGCGTTGGTGAACGCGCAGGGGCAGACGTTTTCGCACACGGCTTGCAGCTTGATGATTG GGATGTTCGATAAAGATCGTTCCGGCCACATCAACGTAGAAGAATTCGACAAACTGTACACTTACATTAACCAGTGGTTGGCAGTGTTCAAGACCTACGACACCGACCAGTCCGGCCATATTGACGAACAGGAGCTCTCTAAAG CTTTGAATCAAATGGGATTCCGCTTCACTCCGGACTTCATCAACTTTCTGATAAAACGTTCAGACCCGAAAGAAGGGAAAGTGTCAGTGGACGATTTCATCGTACTCTGTGTACAAATACAGCGATTCACTGAGGCCTTCCGCGTGCGCGACACTCAACAAAACGGAACAGTCACTATTGGATTTGAAGACTTCCTAACAGTTGCACTGAGCTGCTCGATTTAA
- the LOC134792803 gene encoding peflin isoform X1, with protein sequence MAYNPNYGQQGYPNQPPGQQGYPNQPPGQQGYPNQPPGQLEVGHGPYPSMGPGGGISPQVQQWFRAVDKDQSGFITADELKAALVNAQGQTFSHTACSLMIGMFDKDRSGHINVEEFDKLYTYINQWLAVFKTYDTDQSGHIDEQELSKALNQMGFRFTPDFINFLIKRSDPKEGKVSVDDFIVLCVQIQRFTEAFRVRDTQQNGTVTIGFEDFLTVALSCSI encoded by the exons CCCAACTACGGCCAGCAGGGTTACCCCAACCAACCGCCCGGCCAGCAAGGTTACCCCAACCAACCGCCCGGCCAGCAAGGTTATCCCAACCAGCCACCCGGGCAATTAGAAGTGGGTCACGGGCCATACCCGTCCATGGGCCCCGGCGGCGGGATCTCGCCTCAAGTTCAGCAATGGTTCCGAGCGGTAGACAAGGACCAATCTGGGTTCATTACTGCCGACGAGCTTAAGGCCGCGTTGGTGAACGCGCAGGGGCAGACGTTTTCGCACACGGCTTGCAGCTTGATGATTG GGATGTTCGATAAAGATCGTTCCGGCCACATCAACGTAGAAGAATTCGACAAACTGTACACTTACATTAACCAGTGGTTGGCAGTGTTCAAGACCTACGACACCGACCAGTCCGGCCATATTGACGAACAGGAGCTCTCTAAAG CTTTGAATCAAATGGGATTCCGCTTCACTCCGGACTTCATCAACTTTCTGATAAAACGTTCAGACCCGAAAGAAGGGAAAGTGTCAGTGGACGATTTCATCGTACTCTGTGTACAAATACAGCGATTCACTGAGGCCTTCCGCGTGCGCGACACTCAACAAAACGGAACAGTCACTATTGGATTTGAAGACTTCCTAACAGTTGCACTGAGCTGCTCGATTTAA